One genomic window of Tenacibaculum tangerinum includes the following:
- a CDS encoding alpha/beta fold hydrolase: MISKLPFYKVCFFLLLFQFGTANAQSKFTTPYGNNDAVGKYVKVNGTKIYYEEYGKGEPLVLIHSCGADIKAMEYQIDYFKNKYRVIAVDSRGQGKSELKAISLTYDKMAKDMEKLVTRLQLDSINILGWSDGGIIALKMGINNKVPIKKIVTMGANLRPDTTAINTWAYDKVREMNGKTLNMIIKGDTSKNWKKELLFDNLLMNQPNISHAELKKITASVLLIIGDRDIIKNEHAVEIFNNIPKAQLCIMPGGDHGAPRNNSVFFNQMADKFLSEDFDYSE, encoded by the coding sequence ATGATAAGTAAACTACCTTTTTATAAAGTATGTTTTTTCCTTTTACTCTTTCAATTTGGCACTGCCAATGCCCAAAGTAAATTCACAACTCCTTACGGAAATAATGATGCTGTAGGTAAATATGTAAAAGTGAACGGTACTAAAATATACTACGAAGAGTATGGAAAAGGAGAACCTTTGGTATTAATTCATAGCTGTGGTGCCGATATTAAAGCAATGGAATATCAAATTGATTATTTTAAAAATAAATACCGAGTAATAGCTGTTGACAGTAGAGGACAAGGGAAGTCTGAATTAAAGGCAATCTCTTTAACCTACGATAAAATGGCTAAAGACATGGAAAAATTGGTAACTCGCTTGCAACTTGACTCTATAAATATTCTTGGTTGGAGTGATGGTGGCATCATTGCCTTAAAAATGGGAATTAACAATAAGGTACCTATTAAAAAAATAGTTACCATGGGGGCTAACTTAAGACCTGACACCACTGCCATTAATACATGGGCTTATGATAAAGTTAGAGAAATGAATGGGAAAACATTGAATATGATAATAAAAGGCGACACTAGTAAAAACTGGAAAAAAGAACTTTTATTCGATAATCTTTTAATGAACCAGCCAAATATTAGTCATGCTGAATTAAAGAAAATTACCGCTTCTGTGCTACTAATAATTGGAGATAGAGATATTATTAAAAATGAACATGCCGTAGAAATTTTTAACAATATACCTAAAGCACAATTATGCATTATGCCTGGAGGCGATCATGGGGCTCCTCGTAATAATTCAGTATTTTTTAATCAAATGGCTGATAAGTTTTTATCTGAAGATTTTGACTATTCAGAGTAA
- a CDS encoding tRNA1(Val) (adenine(37)-N6)-methyltransferase, translated as MKPFQFKEFSVYQDKTAMKVGTDGVLLGAWCNLGEFPDTILDVGSGTGVISLMLAQRSDAMTIDAVEIDENAYEQTVENFEQSDWGDRLFCYHISFAEFAEEIAEEEEKYDVIVSNPPFYTDNYETEDEARNKARFTSSLSFEELVNGVNKILSDTGKFSTILPFKEEENFVKLAKNYNLHLNRVCRVKGTSTSETKRSLLEFSFTETTIQEEELVIETKRHQYTDAYINLTKGFYLKM; from the coding sequence ATGAAACCATTTCAATTCAAAGAATTTTCTGTATACCAAGATAAAACAGCGATGAAGGTGGGCACTGACGGGGTGCTGTTGGGGGCATGGTGTAATTTAGGAGAGTTTCCAGATACCATCTTAGATGTCGGTTCGGGTACAGGAGTTATTTCATTAATGCTAGCACAACGTAGTGATGCCATGACTATCGATGCCGTAGAAATTGATGAAAATGCCTACGAGCAAACCGTTGAAAACTTTGAACAATCCGATTGGGGAGACCGACTTTTTTGTTACCATATTTCTTTTGCGGAATTTGCTGAAGAAATCGCTGAAGAAGAAGAAAAATACGACGTTATAGTGTCAAACCCTCCATTTTATACCGACAACTATGAAACAGAAGACGAAGCCCGAAATAAAGCACGATTTACGAGTTCATTGTCTTTTGAAGAATTAGTGAATGGTGTGAATAAAATATTGTCTGATACCGGGAAATTTTCAACCATACTCCCTTTTAAAGAGGAGGAGAATTTTGTGAAATTGGCTAAAAATTACAATTTACACCTAAACAGAGTTTGCCGAGTAAAAGGAACTTCAACCTCAGAAACTAAACGCAGTTTATTAGAGTTTTCATTCACAGAAACCACCATTCAAGAAGAAGAATTGGTTATAGAAACAAAAAGACACCAGTATACTGATGCCTATATAAATTTAACGAAAGGTTTTTATTTGAAAATGTAG
- the mnmD gene encoding tRNA (5-methylaminomethyl-2-thiouridine)(34)-methyltransferase MnmD has translation MKREIIITSDGSTTIHLPEWNEQYHSKHGAIQEAYHVFIKNGLKHTDAKKVSILEIGFGTGLNCFITLLEANKEIDYVGIEAYPVAKEEVEKLNYVAELEAEDKRTLFEKIHEISWEEKHKITSNFSLTKRKQFFNEITDKNCFDLLYFDAFGARVQPDLWTEEIFKIMFTALKPEGILVTYSAKGSVRRAMQKVGFEVERLPGPPGKREMLRGTKLECNI, from the coding sequence ATAAAACGAGAAATTATCATAACGTCCGATGGCTCTACCACCATTCATTTACCAGAATGGAATGAACAATACCATTCTAAGCATGGTGCCATACAAGAAGCCTATCATGTATTTATTAAGAATGGACTAAAACATACAGATGCTAAAAAGGTATCGATTTTAGAAATTGGTTTCGGTACAGGGCTCAATTGCTTTATTACCTTGTTAGAAGCAAACAAAGAAATTGATTATGTTGGAATAGAGGCATACCCCGTAGCAAAAGAAGAAGTTGAAAAGTTAAATTATGTTGCTGAATTAGAGGCAGAAGATAAACGGACACTATTTGAAAAAATTCACGAAATTTCTTGGGAAGAGAAACATAAAATCACTTCTAATTTTTCATTGACTAAAAGAAAACAATTTTTTAACGAAATTACCGATAAAAATTGTTTTGACTTACTTTACTTTGATGCCTTTGGAGCAAGGGTGCAACCTGATTTGTGGACAGAAGAGATTTTTAAAATCATGTTTACCGCATTAAAACCAGAAGGAATTTTGGTAACCTATTCAGCAAAAGGCAGCGTTCGACGCGCCATGCAAAAAGTAGGCTTTGAAGTAGAACGTTTACCCGGACCGCCAGGGAAACGAGAAATGTTACGAGGAACCAAGTTAGAATGTAATATTTAA
- a CDS encoding DUF4920 domain-containing protein, with translation MHKLVIALLLTSMVFISCKKGEQTTSEATKTAYQTFGASISANEALTANEMLAKFQNLSLGDTINVKFASTINEVCKKKGCWMKLDLGEEQESMVRFKDYGFFMPLNADSKEVIVNGKAYVTEISVDELQHYAKDAGKSEAEIAKITEPKYTYAFEADGVLMKK, from the coding sequence ATGCATAAATTAGTAATAGCGCTGTTGTTAACAAGTATGGTTTTTATTTCTTGTAAAAAAGGAGAGCAAACAACTAGTGAAGCAACCAAAACAGCATATCAAACATTCGGAGCATCGATAAGTGCTAACGAAGCATTAACAGCAAATGAAATGCTTGCCAAATTTCAAAATTTATCTTTAGGAGACACCATAAATGTAAAATTTGCTTCAACAATAAATGAAGTATGTAAGAAAAAGGGATGTTGGATGAAGTTAGATTTAGGAGAAGAACAAGAATCAATGGTGCGTTTTAAAGATTATGGTTTTTTTATGCCTTTAAATGCAGACAGTAAGGAAGTAATTGTAAATGGTAAAGCGTATGTAACAGAAATTTCTGTAGATGAACTACAACATTATGCTAAAGATGCAGGTAAATCAGAAGCGGAAATAGCAAAAATTACAGAACCTAAATATACCTATGCCTTTGAAGCAGATGGCGTATTAATGAAGAAATAA
- a CDS encoding branched-chain amino acid aminotransferase — protein MNIDIEPIQKSKIDTVDFNNLAFGRTFTDHMLVCDFANGKWQTPKIMPYGPLSFEPSARVFHYGQAVFEGMKAYKDDDGDVFLFRPDENFHRINKSGARLAMPAVPENVFFEGLKKLLEIDKTWIKKGIGNSLYIRPFIIASEAAIAASPAEEYKFIIICSPAQSYYADEVRVIFAEKYSRSADGGVGFAKAAGNYAAQFYPTSLAHKEGYQQIIWTDANTHEYLEEAGTMNIFFRIGDKLVTAPTNDRILDGVTRKSIIQLAKDYNIEIEVKKVSVAEIKEAAKQGELKEIFGSGTAATINPIKGFKHQNEAFELPEIDNPYASFFKEKLLNIQYNKIEDKHNWRIKI, from the coding sequence ATGAATATTGATATTGAACCTATACAGAAGTCGAAAATAGACACCGTAGATTTTAACAATTTAGCCTTTGGTCGCACTTTTACTGACCATATGTTGGTTTGTGATTTTGCAAATGGTAAATGGCAAACACCTAAAATTATGCCTTATGGGCCTTTATCTTTTGAGCCGTCGGCTAGAGTTTTTCACTATGGACAAGCTGTTTTTGAAGGAATGAAAGCTTATAAAGACGATGATGGCGATGTTTTTTTATTTCGTCCAGATGAAAATTTTCACAGAATTAACAAATCTGGTGCTCGTTTAGCAATGCCCGCAGTACCCGAAAATGTGTTTTTTGAAGGCTTAAAAAAGCTTCTTGAAATAGATAAGACTTGGATTAAAAAAGGAATAGGAAATTCATTATACATTCGTCCGTTTATTATTGCCTCTGAAGCCGCAATTGCCGCTTCTCCTGCCGAAGAATATAAGTTTATTATTATTTGTTCGCCTGCTCAATCATATTACGCTGATGAAGTTAGAGTTATTTTTGCTGAAAAGTATAGTCGTTCTGCCGATGGAGGCGTAGGTTTTGCGAAAGCAGCAGGTAACTACGCTGCACAATTTTATCCTACTAGTTTAGCGCATAAAGAAGGGTATCAGCAAATTATTTGGACAGACGCAAATACGCATGAATATCTTGAAGAAGCAGGTACCATGAACATCTTTTTTAGAATAGGAGATAAACTTGTAACGGCACCAACCAATGATCGTATTTTAGATGGTGTTACTCGTAAATCTATAATTCAGCTTGCTAAAGATTACAATATAGAGATTGAAGTAAAAAAAGTATCTGTTGCCGAAATAAAAGAAGCTGCAAAGCAAGGAGAATTAAAAGAAATTTTTGGTTCAGGTACTGCTGCTACTATCAACCCTATAAAAGGTTTTAAGCATCAAAATGAGGCTTTTGAATTACCAGAAATAGATAACCCTTACGCTTCATTTTTTAAAGAAAAACTACTTAACATTCAATACAACAAAATAGAAGACAAACATAACTGGAGAATAAAGATTTAA
- a CDS encoding TlpA family protein disulfide reductase, producing MRNILLALVSIAIGFAISFFGLNSYYNSISAEDTTESSEVTTPEKVVKTTPSDEASSKENVSEEEEVSTEKVSMSLNSVNIEDLQEDFDTWNTYTKENIDLMSTFVPIDDKGSSMDKGIFLTLLRTGAYIPVKSEKKGKIHYQLMSIDDSTDEKIKKSIVSKAAIAHQYFKMEGKRLPDYDFVDLQGKAHNKEDTKGKLLVIKCWFITCKVCVEEFPELNELVDKYKDDKIEFVSLAFDKKDELVNFLKTKEFKYPTIPEQKDYMAKKLKVKQYPTHLIVDANGVIMKMVSNVKTLTSELERIMGK from the coding sequence ATGAGAAATATTTTACTAGCTTTAGTATCAATAGCAATTGGATTTGCTATTTCGTTTTTTGGTCTAAATAGTTATTACAATTCTATTTCGGCTGAAGATACTACAGAAAGTAGTGAAGTAACTACTCCTGAAAAAGTGGTAAAAACAACTCCGTCAGATGAAGCATCTTCTAAAGAAAACGTAAGTGAAGAGGAAGAGGTGTCTACTGAAAAAGTGTCAATGAGTTTAAATTCTGTTAACATAGAAGATCTTCAAGAAGATTTTGACACTTGGAATACTTACACAAAAGAAAATATTGATTTAATGTCAACTTTTGTTCCTATAGATGACAAAGGCTCTTCAATGGACAAAGGTATCTTTTTAACCTTGCTTCGCACTGGTGCTTATATTCCTGTTAAGTCTGAAAAAAAAGGAAAAATACACTATCAACTAATGAGTATTGACGACTCTACCGATGAGAAAATTAAAAAGTCCATTGTTAGCAAAGCTGCAATAGCTCATCAATATTTTAAAATGGAGGGTAAAAGGCTTCCTGATTATGATTTTGTCGACTTACAGGGCAAGGCACACAATAAAGAGGATACAAAAGGAAAATTGTTAGTTATTAAATGTTGGTTTATTACTTGTAAAGTATGTGTTGAAGAGTTTCCTGAGTTAAATGAGTTGGTAGATAAGTACAAAGACGATAAAATTGAATTTGTTAGTTTGGCTTTTGATAAAAAAGATGAATTGGTTAACTTCTTAAAAACCAAAGAATTTAAATACCCCACCATTCCTGAACAAAAGGATTATATGGCTAAAAAATTAAAAGTAAAACAATATCCCACGCATTTAATCGTTGATGCTAATGGTGTTATCATGAAAATGGTTAGTAATGTTAAAACACTAACATCTGAACTTGAAAGAATAATGGGTAAATAA